The Pseudomonadota bacterium genome segment CAAGTCCGCCCACCATACCCGCGCACCAGCGACGCGAGCTCGGCGTTGCGCAAAGTCACCTGTAGCTGCGGCTACAGGGAACTTCGCGCGCCTTGATCTCGCGCCGCTGGACGCACGGGGCTGGCGACCGGACTTGTGCAGAGCTTCCCTAGCCTGCTGAGGCAGCCTCCGCCGCTCGAGGCAGCGACATGGTCACCCGCAGGCCCCCCTCAGGCCGGTTGACAGCCGCGATAGCCCCGCCGTGTAGGCGCATGCAGCGCTCGGCGATGGCAAGGCCCAGCCCGCCACTCCCCGACCGCGTGCCACGTCCTTCCTCCACGCGAAAGAAGGGCGCGAAGAGCTGGGTGATCGCTTCCGGTGGAACACCCGGGCCCTGATCATCCACGGTCACCGTGACTCCCGCGTCGGTGCGTGCGATCGAGACCTCGACCCGCGAATCCGGCGCCGTGTGGCGCACGGCGTTGCGCACGACGTTTTCGAACGCACTCGCGATGGCGCCATCGAGGGGCATCACGAGGGGCTCCGACCCCGCCAGCAGCTGCACCTCCTTGCCCTCTGCGTGGGCTTCGAGGCTGGCGTCGTCCACCACGTTTTCCAGGAGGTCCACCAGGTCTATCGGTTGTCTGTGCAGCGCATCGGCGTGGTCGAGCTGGGCGAAGGCGAGGATGCTGGAGATCAGCTCGTCCACCCGATCGAGCTCGCGCTCCATGCGGTCGAGTTGCTCGGTGCTCGCGGGGGCGTCGTCGGCCGCCGCGCGCTGGCGCGCGATGGAGATCAACGCCAGCAGCCGAGCCAGGGGCGAGCGAAGCTCGTGGGATACGTCGCGCATCAGGCGCTGCTGATCCTGCAGCAAGCCCTCGACCTGCTCGGTCATGCGATCGAAGTCGCGGGCCAGGCTGGCGATGTCGTCCGATCGATTACCCACCGTGTGCGCCACGCGCACCGAGAGGTCACCGTCGGCGACGCGGCGCCCCGCCTCGCGGATGCGGCGCACGGGCAGCACGATGAAGCGGGCGAGGAGAATGGAGATCAAGGCACTCACGGCCAGGCCTACGGCGAGCATGAAGGTACGGCCGCCCGGGCGCACGAGCACCTGCGCCAGGGGGAAGAACTGATCGTCGCCGATGATCGTGTACCCGCGCAGGTCGGGCGAGTCTACGTGCAGCATCGGGCTGCTGTGCTGGCGTTTCCCCGTGTACACCTCAGCGATGCGTCGGGGGAGCGCACGGGCGAGCACGTCGTCGCCTGCCGGGTCGATGACGTAGATCTCCAGCAGCGGCGCCAGGCTCAGGTTCTGGCGCGTGAGCAGGGCCTCCACGGCGTTGTCCGGATCCTCTGCGAGGCCGGCGCTCAAGTCGCGGGCCACCTGCTGCACCAAGCGCGCGACGATGCGCTTGTCCGCGCTCTCGTCGCTGCCGGGCGCGAAGTGCACGGCGCTCAGGGAGATGGCCATGGTCAGCAGGAAGATGCCCCAGCTGGCAACGAGGATGCGTTGGTAGAAGGCCATCAGCTGAGGACGACGTAGAGGTAGCCACGCCCGCGCACGGTCTTGATCCGTTGTCGCCCATCGCTCAGGGGGCCTAGCTTTTTGCGTAGGTGGCCTACGTGCACGTCGACGCTGCGGTCGTAGGGCTGGAGGCGGCGACCGAGGGCGTGTTTGGCGATGGCGCCCTTGTCCACCACTTCCCCCGCCTGCGCCAGCAGGGCGTCCAGCACGAGGTACTCCGCGCCGGTGAGGGCGATGAGCTCGCCGTCGCGGTAGACGGAGCGGGAGCCAGCCTCCACCGTGAGATCACCGATGACGGCGCGGCCGGACTCCGCCTGCACGTCGCTGCTACCGCCGCCGCGCGTTCGCCGCATGATGGCCCGGATACGGGCGGCGAGTTCGCGCAGGTTGCAGGGCTTGGCCAGGTAGTCGTCGGCGCCGATCTCCAGCCCCAGGATGCGATCGAGGTCGTCGCCTCGCGCCGTGAGCATGATGACGGGCGTGTCGATTTGCTCACGGATCAGCTTCAGGACGGAGAAGCCGTTCTGCTTGGGGAGCCCCACATCGAGGAGGATCACGTCGTACTCGCCCGTGAGGGCGCTGCGCGCGCCGGCCTCGCCGTCGCCGCGGGCGGTGACGGCAAAGCCGCCTTCGGCGCCCAGGTACTCGTCGACGAGCTGAGCGAACTCGGCGTCGTCGTCCACCAGCAGCACCTTGATCTCTTGGGTCACGGGCAGATCGGGCAACACGGCCAGGGTCCTCTCGCTTGGGTCAGACATGCGCTACACCGTCCACCTTGCGCACGCCATCGTCAACGCTGGCGATCGGTGCCCTGCGCTCGCGCCAGTAGTTCACCAGGGGTTGCCACTGCACCCTCAGGGGGTTGTGACTGACAAACCCTGTGGTCACCCCGTAGTGCACGGGCTCGCGTTCCGCCTGATAGGTCCCGAAGAGTACATCCCACAGGATGAAGAATCCGGCGTAGTTGCGATCGACGTACTGCGCGTTGGCGCCATGGTGCACGCGATGGGCGGACGGCGTGTTGAGCAGCTTACCCTCGAAGGCGCCCAGCTTGGGAATCGCCTGTGTGTGCAGGGGGAACTGATACAGCAGTCCGATGCCGAGGGAGAGGGCGATGAACGGAGCGGGCAGCCCGAGCAGCGCCAGTGGCACGAAGTAGAGCGGCGTGACGGCCTTGCCCAACCAGGGGAGACGGATCGCGGTGCTCAGATTCATCCACGGGCTCGAGTGGTGTACCTGATGAATCGCCCACAGGGGCCGCCACCGATGACTGAGGCGATGAAACCAGTAGTAGGCGAAATCTGTCACCAGGAAGGTGAGGAGAAACACGGCGCCGGAGGTCGGTAGATCGACGACGCGCCAGGGCTGTACCAGGTTCAGCAGGAACAAGCTCCACGCGAGCGTGAGGGGTTTGATCAAGCCGTTGACGAAGGCGATCGCGACGTTGCACAGCACCTCGCGAACCTCGTAGGCGTGGCGCCTCGCGCGCCACGCCCACAGGCACTCCGCCAGGAACAGTGCCAGCATCACGCCGCCGAGGGCGAGCCTGGCGGTGCTCTCCATGCCCTAGCGACCGCCGCGGATCTTGTTGCGCATCTGGGTGCGCATCTCATCCTGCAAGCGTGCGAACTCCTCCATCTGCGTCTCGCTCAAGATGCCGTCGAGCTGCTGGCGCGTGTTCTCGCGAAGGTCCTGCATGTCGCCGCGCAGCTGGCGCGCCGTGCGGGGGCTCGGACGGCCGCCCTGGCCGCTGGGGTCGATGCCGTACTTGCGAAGGAGCTGCTGCTGTTGAGCGAAGCTTTCGGTGATGATCGGTTCGATCTGCACCTTCTGCTCCTCGGTGAGCTCCAGGCGCTCAGCCACATCGGCCAGACGCTGTTGCAGTTCTTCCTGCTGGGCTTGGTTCGGCTGGGCCACGGCGATAGCGGTGGCGAAGGTCAGGGCCAGGGTGAGAAATAGGCGTGTCATGCGGGGGCTCCCGTTTCCATGTGGATAGGGGAGCCACGATAGGCGCGGGGGCGTAAACCACCGCCATTGAACGGAAAGAAACGTAAAGGCGCGAGGCGCCCCGGTGTCGGCTCAGGCCTCGCCCTTGCCCACCAGCGCTTCGTACTCCTCCTGTTCGATGAGTCCCCCCGCCGTGTCGGCCTTGCCCTGGTCCTTTGCCGGCAGCGCGTCCTGCACGAAGTTG includes the following:
- a CDS encoding ATP-binding protein: MAFYQRILVASWGIFLLTMAISLSAVHFAPGSDESADKRIVARLVQQVARDLSAGLAEDPDNAVEALLTRQNLSLAPLLEIYVIDPAGDDVLARALPRRIAEVYTGKRQHSSPMLHVDSPDLRGYTIIGDDQFFPLAQVLVRPGGRTFMLAVGLAVSALISILLARFIVLPVRRIREAGRRVADGDLSVRVAHTVGNRSDDIASLARDFDRMTEQVEGLLQDQQRLMRDVSHELRSPLARLLALISIARQRAAADDAPASTEQLDRMERELDRVDELISSILAFAQLDHADALHRQPIDLVDLLENVVDDASLEAHAEGKEVQLLAGSEPLVMPLDGAIASAFENVVRNAVRHTAPDSRVEVSIARTDAGVTVTVDDQGPGVPPEAITQLFAPFFRVEEGRGTRSGSGGLGLAIAERCMRLHGGAIAAVNRPEGGLRVTMSLPRAAEAASAG
- a CDS encoding response regulator transcription factor; this encodes MSDPSERTLAVLPDLPVTQEIKVLLVDDDAEFAQLVDEYLGAEGGFAVTARGDGEAGARSALTGEYDVILLDVGLPKQNGFSVLKLIREQIDTPVIMLTARGDDLDRILGLEIGADDYLAKPCNLRELAARIRAIMRRTRGGGSSDVQAESGRAVIGDLTVEAGSRSVYRDGELIALTGAEYLVLDALLAQAGEVVDKGAIAKHALGRRLQPYDRSVDVHVGHLRKKLGPLSDGRQRIKTVRGRGYLYVVLS
- a CDS encoding sterol desaturase family protein — encoded protein: MESTARLALGGVMLALFLAECLWAWRARRHAYEVREVLCNVAIAFVNGLIKPLTLAWSLFLLNLVQPWRVVDLPTSGAVFLLTFLVTDFAYYWFHRLSHRWRPLWAIHQVHHSSPWMNLSTAIRLPWLGKAVTPLYFVPLALLGLPAPFIALSLGIGLLYQFPLHTQAIPKLGAFEGKLLNTPSAHRVHHGANAQYVDRNYAGFFILWDVLFGTYQAEREPVHYGVTTGFVSHNPLRVQWQPLVNYWRERRAPIASVDDGVRKVDGVAHV